TTTTTTGGGGATCTTGAAACCCCAAATTTCCGAGGATATTGAGGTCAAATGTGTTGCATCTGATTCTGAATATTAAACAACAGAAAATCTATCCTTtccaaacatttttgaaatttctgttGTCCTTGCAGGGAAGAGCTGGATAAATTGAAGTCTGTTATCGATGAAGTGAAGGAGAACAGCGAGGCCAAGGCCAACAAAGCAGTTACAGCGGCGGAGGATCAGCTGAATAGCCTCACCAGTAGGATGCAGCAGATGGTGGACACGGTATACTTAAATTTATATATGATCTGATTTTCCTCTATTCTCATTTGCTTATACAAGGTCATGTAACGTTCGACATATAGCATATCAATTcagtgtttccatttttagaaacatagAGCCAATATACCTTCTGTGACGTCGATACCCAAACatgagttcttcagggtgacgTCTTATGGCCATCATTCTTCttgttattaatgtttgtaTATAGAATGATTCTTTTGACATTTATCAAAGGAACTACATATCGAATGTgaaaattaaggacctttgatTCTGTCCATATGGTATTTTACTGCCGTGGTAGATTTGAAATAATGACCTCCTACGCCCTTTGTCaaatatttaattctaccaAAACGacataacaccatatggaccttAAGTAAGATCCATAATTGATAGATTGATCATTTCATAggagattttattttcagataaagaaatgtgaattattttattttcagataaagaattgtgaattattttattttattttcagataaagaaatgtgaattatttcatttttagatAAAGAAATGTGAATCaagtttttgttcatttttagaTAAAGAAATGTGAATcatgtttttgttcatttttagaTAAAGAAATGCGAATCTGAGTATAAGACAACTGAGCAATTTACTGAACTTATTGAAAAGGGAAAGATGCAGTTTCAGAGAGAACTTCAAAGTTTGATGCCGGATAAAAAATTGGGCACAGGCAAAGGTATGTTTAACTAGGAACAGTTTCATGATTATTCTTTAAAtgtaaggaatcccttaactttaAATTCTCCAAAGGAAAGCATTActgattttaaggaaggctccttaactgaAGATATTTTCCTTcacttctgtaatgtttttctaTAATGGGGATATTTTCTTTTagaaattccttaaagttaaggaattttCATGAAAGTGGGCCCTGTATAGGTGAGACCTTAGCCTTCAATGTCATTATTTGACAAAAACATCATCTCGCTTTTAGTCCAGGTTTCATTTGAATCCTTGTACTCATTATTTGTGTtgaatgtaaataataatatgttCAATGAGCTATTATAGTTATCAATAACAAAATCTTATTATTATGCGAGTCTTTTTCTTACTGACTTTATATATCTATTGTTATTTGCAGGTAAAACCCTGAGCGAGGAAGACCTCAACCTCCTTATTGGACACGCACATGGCCGAATAGAGCAACTGCAGCTTCAGCTCGCAGAGCAGATCGCCATGGAGAAACAACGATTTGAGGCAGCCATGGAACAACAGAAGCGGGAGGATGATCACGTAGCTAGTCTGAGCATGAAGAACGCGTTGGAGAGAATGCAGCAACAGTACGCCGCGGAGAAAGAAAACTGGGTGAGTGGTGTCGCTGGGTCACTCTCTCTATTCTGTCTTTGGGTATAATATTAAAGAGTTATTTGCACTTTCAGGTATGTatttgattatgatgtcatgtgGAGGCATAACGTCATAATTGCAGAGAAAACTAAGtgaatttcaaaaacaaaatgatgatATCATGATAAATACCTATCCCACAAGGAAAATAACTCGGTAATATGGAATAAAGATGGAATAGGATTCCAAAGCCTTAACTTTTGCTTTCATTGTTACTTAACAAGATTACATGATATAATGGATTTAATCTAAGGATTACAAagctttattttaattatttgttcTTTGGGATAGTTAAAAAGTAAACATCATGAAAAGATAGAAACTTAATCAAATATGCCAAAATAAAcaggcaatttttttttttttcatagcaacaaaaaaagaaaattaaaaaaatactgatAGTAAAAATCAAACATCCAACATAGTTGGAATTATATACTaactgtaaatgtaaatatatccgCAAATATTAATTTAACAATTTGCATAACATTGTGTAAAGttcaacttttaattttaaattacaaCATAGTTTTGTACTAAATAAACTAATGCATGTGAATAATTTGCTCTGATAAGTCCTTTGCGTAATTAGGGCAAATATCCCACTCTCAATAATTCCTACATCAAATCTTATTTATAAAGTGAAAATGTATTATAACCAAAACTGTTTTAGTTATTAAGTAAGTTTTGGTTCATGTAAATGACCCTGTAGAAATATTCtgataaatatattgttctgtTGAAAGGCCTCAGAGGCTCGTGAGGAGTATGAGAAGGAACTGCGACACATGCTAGCCATGCAGGCTGCAGCACACGTCGACAACATTGAGAAAAAACTGATGGAGCAGGAGATTGATCTCTCTGAGAAATTTGAAGGTCATTTGCAGGGCAAGATACTGGAGGAGAGGCTAGGATATAAAACTCAGATTGCCGGCTTTGAAGCGAGAATCAATGGTATAGAGGCTGCCGTGGAATGTAAGTGTACCTATGAAATAATGATACTGACAAATATAACTcaattttttaacaattaaGCAGcagaaaatgtttttgaataaatagaattaaataataattacaatacaaaacatatgCAATCAAGAATTGAttcttttaaacaataaaatgtaattttagcTCTTTATTTTATGGACATATACTAAAAGGTTAAAAGCTAAAGGGATAAAAATAAAGCATCATTAAAATGAGATGAAATCgtaaaattttgtaattattgtaTTAGATTAGGACACTTTAACctgtaaataaatgaaaaaacaaGATACTCTATTGTTTCATCGAACCTCGGACAGtatttattatggtgcaatatggtgGCTCTCTCCTGCCACTTCTGATTTGAAACACATTCAATTTATCTActttaaaccaattttcttaTACTTCTAATTTATTCTGCAAATTTCGCATTCCAtgtaaatttaagaaagatTATCTCTGCAAATAAAAATCTTCATCATTTATATTGGTAGGAATCCCCATTCAATTAGCGAAGCTTTAGTAGCTgtgaaagaaaattggtttacagcaAATTTATCTATATATGAATCTAATTATCGTCGTAATAGTGCTTATgaggtatttttttttgtgtgtgtgtgtaaaaattttgataatatgaaattcattttttttcataattgttatctccccttacgcCAGtctgaaagttgatgacgctgCTCTCGTCGCCTATAAGTTTAACTTTATCGGTGGTCAATAACTAACTATTACTCTCGTCGTCCATAAGTTTAACTTTATCGGTGGTCAATAACTAACTGATATAACTCCCAGGTAAAAATATAACTTGCTGCTTTTAAAAGTATCTGTCTTAATTTTTCTCTTACAGCCCAGGCAGAAAAAGGGAAAGTGGCACAACAGGCCAAACGGTTATGGCTGGCATGTCTGGCACTCAATGGCTTGATCCGGGTTGGCAATAAATTTGGCGATACATGGGAGAGCAAGGTCACACCCTTAGAAGAAAAGGTCATGGTCATCGCTGAGGCGTCAGGTCACCACCCGTTTGTCGCTACAGTGATAAACACCATTCCAGAGGAAGCGTTGAATCGGGGTGTCTGGACGGAAGATAGCCTAAAAGCTAGGTTCAAAGATGTTAGTAAGAAATGTCGAAGAGTTGCTCTTGTAAATGAATCAAGAAGTTCGCtcttttcattctttttatCCTATGTCCAATCAGCTTTCGTCTTTTCAAATGTGAATTTAGATACGGAGACGGCTACCGTCGATCCGAAAGACTTAGATACATTCTCAATAATAGACCACGCACAATTCTGGCTGAAGCAAGGCAATATGGAATTGGCTGTGCGATTTATGAACCAGTTACAAGGCCTGCCTCGAGAACTGGCATCTGATTGGATTAAGGAGGGAAAGTTACTAGTGGAAACCAAACAAGCTGCACAAAGTATCACTACATTTGCCTCAGCTACTGGACTAGGGGCTCTGTTTTAATTGTATGCATTTAGAATTATTCAAATGGATATATGTTGCCTTTTTGTGTTTTCCCAGAGATAGTTTCATAATATGATGTACTGATCCCGGCATCATTTGTCAAAGTGCTTTTATTTGGAATGGGCAATGTATTTATTCTGACATACATTAAAGATAAGATGTGTTTCTGGCCATAGAGGTTAGTGAAGAAAGCTGAAATGATCTGGATGTTTTACAAGTATTATTTTGTAAACAccgaaaataaaaaatacatttattgatCGTATTAGTTTCCTATTTATTGATGGATATCATGACATTAAAGTATACTTTATACCCATAtggttgtatatttgtttgtaaaataaGGATCAAAAActttccagtcatcgctcatattttaACGTTCTGCTGAACAGGatggatacatttttgtagatccggccttcgtcTGCCACTTGCCaaagggtaaattgcgctccattgtgctgtactgtttaatatttgtctactttgtcccgcaatACTCTTCGTATCTTATGTAATcgtgtttgttttgtatgtcttgataaaggggcagatcgcctctaaaatttgacaattttgttttgtccacacggttagaattacttccttgtcccatgtTTGTAATATACAGACACAAGTGCCGTGGACCCATGATTATCCAAACATAGATAGTCTGGAAATCCTCACAATCCAGGCAGAAATAATATGTATCAGGGAACAGATTTGATTATTGATTACTCAAAACAGAATCCACCAGTCTGGAAATTTGTTATCTAGACGATTCGGGCTGGGAACACAACTGTTTGTATATTTGCATGTTAGGTATCTGTtttacactgccctccaaaagttgtGTTACACTTGtgtttttacaaatatacatttagTAAAGAAATATGTGAACCTTGATAATACAggcatcagtatatatatattatttatcaacttaTTTATCTTCTTTAATACAGTAGTTGCTTTTCTGGGAGTTTTcttaatgaggaaaaacggtataaagctagtatattaataatccgaaataaaaggccaaaataaattcaaagtaaaatcaaaatcatttctatggaatatatattcagccactataggaccttcttcagtccgaaataacacaaacacaacgtgttcgtctacatgtttgtttacatctattgtgtgcaggtacgaaatgtctcggcccgtttgatgtatacggcgggttatttcgacctaacatgctatgtgcactaaatcaaccccagtgtttaaacaatggttataaccgcaagatactttatcagatAGACTTGTGTAGCCATAAACATAACACTGACGTATCAAAAGGGGATATTATATGGGAGTTTTCTTGGGAGATAAATTGTCATGGAATTTGAACaggtaacagaacttttggatgGCAGTGTATACTATCATCTCCGTTATTCCATGGGCTACTATCACTCTCAGTATACCCATCTCTGGACTATATGTTATAGCATTTCAGTAGAATAataaccaatcacaggcctacaaCGTATTTCGTTGCAGGTTATTTAGAAAGCGACACCCAACGTCCCAGTCATACAGTCAAGAACAGTGTAAtgttctttaaagatgctccaccgctgacaaatgacattgtttcactatcaaaaacaaaattatttcatatatttttttgtgttaattaaacatatatatacaccaattattgctgaattgatgaatattgtttatgctctgtcggggTTGGAACgtctttaattattttgatgaaCATTTAAGGACCAAAGTACTTATGTCACCTATTGTTGCACACATAGCCttcaattttgttttgacatattttacatatagtCCAAGATTGGATATacacaacagtgatagtaacccttggagtatatTCATGATGCAGAGTGATTTTATATGCAAGTATATTCATGATGCAGAGTGATTTTATATTTAGAAGTTCTGACTACAATAAAATCTGATGAAGATGGAACCATCAATTTCTAAATAATACAGATCTGCCTAAGTTTGGTTCAAAGTAGCAATCAACTTGCTGCACAATCAGGCTCAAAAATAGTCCTTctcataatataaataatttatttaaagtaatgcacccatggactatctcatagtaaaattgaaggcagctcagaggaaaaaaaACCTGagccaatcacaggccagcacaAAATTCCTTTGAAGACAACAGAGAGAGCGAagtccaacttcaaagccaacACAcaatcaaccacagtgtaccgttatacggctcatttgcaaaaaaattcttttaagACAACAGAGAGAGCGAagtccaacttca
This genomic window from Argopecten irradians isolate NY chromosome 11, Ai_NY, whole genome shotgun sequence contains:
- the LOC138335392 gene encoding LOW QUALITY PROTEIN: MICOS complex subunit Mic60-like (The sequence of the model RefSeq protein was modified relative to this genomic sequence to represent the inferred CDS: deleted 1 base in 1 codon) is translated as MWKATAHVRSGIRCVGLRPGARRLATKPPASQKTNVQPSAPPPKSSRAPAVLGGLVVLAGAGAGLCYYDPSILDWVKENLNLSSSPSTEKVSEPWPAPIKKKPIEPIIPLDQNEEVKSKKPRGEIKTPGPEITANETNKESDIEYVSKKQLIKESEERRDKRRIEREQIKEAKKKAGEEEINKRKKEEEKKQAEQTATVAALLKKLDGPVEEAGKIVADALESQTKVLEKIKAHTQSLKKALDDKSPIEDKDGQWQSVVEASQAWKQMSSVSEEVVSKAREELDKLKSVIDEVKENSEAKANKAVTAAEDQLNSLTSRMQQMVDTIKKCESEYKTTEQFTELIEKGKMQFQRELQSLMPDKKLGTGKGKTLSEEDLNLLIGHAHGRIEQLQLQLAEQIAMEKQRFEAAMEQQKREDDHVASLSMKNALERMQQQYAAEKENWASEAREEYEKELRHMLAMQAAAHVDNIEKKLMEQEIDLSEKFEGHLQGKILEERLGYKTQIAGFEARINGIEAAVESQAEKGKVAQQAKRLWLACLALNGLIRVGNKFGDTWESKVTPLEEKVMVIAEASGHHPFVATVINTIPEEALNRGVWTEDSLKARFKDVSKKCRRVALVNESRSSLFSFFLSYVQSAFVFSNVNLDTETATVDPKDLDTFSIIDHAQFWLKQGNMELAVRFMNQLQGLPRELASDWIKEGKLLVETKQAAQSITTFASATGLGALF